The DNA sequence TTTAAATATCGTTGAAACTTGTAAGGAGACCGTATTTAAAATGGTTGACTGGATTTTGGCTTATTCACCCATAGGTGTATTTTGTTTGACTTCCGTAAACTTTGCACAATATGGTTCAAAACTTTTCGGTCCCTATGTAATGCTGACCCTCGGTGTTGTAATCGGTATTATTGCAATGGTCTTCATTGTTTATCCTATAATGATTGCCGTTTCGACACGTAAAAATCCGATTAAGATTATGATGCAGATACGCGAACCCATGCTTACGGCCTTTGTTACCCGAAGCTCTGCCGCTTCTCTTCCCGTATCTTTGAGAACGGCAAAAGAAAACTTGCACATAAGCGATAATCTTTCATCATTCGCTCTTCCCCTAGGCTCAACCGTAAATATGGACGGTGTATGTGTTCACTTACCTATGTTTGCTGTTTTGGCCGCCAATATGTTCGGAGCGGACATCAGTTTTACAGCCCTTCTGGTTTTGGTAATTACGACAGTCCTTGCCTCGGTAGGTGCAGGCGGTGTTCCGGGCGGCAGCTTGATGCTCTTATTCATTATTTTGCAAAATATGAATTTGGATCCGGCTCAGATAGCCGTAATCGTAGGACTCGCTCTTGGTATCAATCCAATCCTCGATATGTTTGAAACGATGAACAACGTTGCCGGAGACTTGGTCTGTACCTATTGTGTCGCCGATATGTCTGATATGATTGAAAAAGAATAAAAAATAAGCCTTGGAATTTAATGGGTAATGTCGATGAGAATTACCCATTAAATTCATCTTTACCTGCCTTGCAGTTGATTTTCACTTCGTTTTAGTTTCAAAGTTTTTTAATAAAATTATCTAAACTATTGACAATACAGGTTCCGATATATTATACTATTTTGTAAGATTAAGTTTACAATATTTGGGAGAGATCAAAGAAGTTATGTTTAAGATACAAAAGGAGTCCGGAGAGATTTTTAAATCTATCAGACTTAAAAGAATGTTCGGAGGTTTATTTTTGCTTTCGGATGAGTTTTTGGCGGTTGTGCCGGGATACTACATAGGACTTGCCGTAGATGAATTAAAAAATTCCACGATGACGCAAAGTGCCTTGATTGAATATGTGGTAAAGATAATTTTTTTCGCCTGTTTGAGTTATTTCTTATGTTCTATGTTTATGTTCTTTATTCACAATTCGGGAAACAGGGCGGCCTATCTTTTTAGAAAAAAAATAATTTCTTCGGTTTTAAAAAAGACTCCGCCGTTTTTTAAAAAATATACTTCAGGCGATATTTTGGCACGCTCCTCAAACGATGTTGCAGCCGTAGAAAATTATTTTGCTAGCGGCTTTGTAATGCTGATGGATTCCTTTGCCTATCCCGGAGTTACAATTTTTATGATGTCGGTTTTAATTTCATGGAAGCTGACACTTGCAGTCGTCCTTCCAATACCGCTTATAACTCTTATTTATTTTTCTTTGGGTAAAGTAATAAAGGATAGAACGAGTAAAACCTATGCGGAATTTTCCAAGGTCAACCAAGGTATTTTGGAGCTTGCCGAAGGAATAAAACTTATCCGTTGTTATGTGAATGAACAAGTCAGGTTAAAAAAACTTTCTTCCATTGTTAAAAATTATTTTTCGGTTCTTTATGCACAAGTTAAACTCACTTCCATTTTGCAGCCGTGTACAGCTTTTATTACAAATCTTTGTGTCATAATAGCCTTTTGCTACGGAGGCTATCTTGTTCGCATAGGAGAAATTACTTCAGGCAATCTTGTTTCGTTTTTTGTTTTTGTCGGAATAATTGCATGGAGCGGAATGGCAAGCGGCTTTTACTTACAAATTCAAAAGTCGGCAGATGCAGCTATTGATAGAATAAATGCTCTTATAAAAGATAATAACGAATTTCCGCCCATGGAAAACAAAGAGAAAATCGAAAGAATAGAAAAAATTTCTTTTAAAAATTTCAGCTTTGAATATTCCGATTCCGAAAAAAAAGTTTTACAGGATATTTCTTTTGAAATTTCACAAGGAGAAATTTTAGGAATTACCGGAAAAACCGGTTCGGGTAAAACAAGTTTGATAAAACAATTTTTCAGCCTGTATCCTCAAAATGAAAATATATTCGTAAATAATATTCCCTTAAAAAATTGCGATATTTTTTCTTTTAGAAATAAGACCGCTTATGTAAGTCAGCGTCCTCAACTTTTATCGGGAACCGTTTGCGAAAACTTGTGTTTTTATGAAAAGGAAATTGAAAAAGAAAAAATATTAAAGGTTTTGGAAGCAGCTGATGTAAAAAGCGACATCGAAAAACTTACAAACGGAATCGATACAAAAATAGGAGAAAAGGGAGTTATGCTTTCAGGAGGGCAAAGACAGCGAATTGCACTTGCCCGTGCTCTTCTTAAAGAACCGGAAGTTTTAATTTTGGATGATGCCATTTCTGCCGTCGATGCGGACACCGAAGTTAAGATAATCGAAAACCTAAAAAAATCTTCTTCATTTAATATCTGCATTATATCGGCACACCGTCTTTCAGCTGTTCAGCATGCAGATAAAATAATTGTGCTGGATGACGGTAAAATTATTCAACAAGGAACACACGAAAAACTTATAAAAGAAGGCGGCTGGTATGCGGAGCAGTTTGAGTACCAGCACAGCCATTCTGCGGAACTTATGCAAGCTGAAGATTCAGACCTGCAAATTGACGGAGGAAAAAAAGATGAAAGATAAGACCAATAAACTCAAAATAAATTACAGATTTTTTCTTTCGTACCTAAAATACTGCAAGGCTTATGTTTTTGCAGCCTTTGTTGCAGTAGGAATTTTTATTGCATCTTCAGCCTATCTTCCTACAATCACGGCAAGCGTTATAAATGCCGATCTTGTAAATATGCCCGGCTTAAAAGACTTTTTAATTAGACACGCTCTTTTGTTTTTGGGTACTGCTCTTTTATTTTTTTTATCGATGTATGTAAAAACATTGCTTTTTAGAAAAATTGCAAATACTGCCTGTGAGCATATTCAAATGGATATGGCCGGTCATCTTTTAAATTTAAAGATGAAACATTTTGATGAAATGACTTCGGGAAATATAATGAGCCGTTTTTCTTCCGATATAAATGCAGTAGGCGATTTATACTTTTCGGTTTTGGGCGAGGTATTTAGTGTAATTTTATTGTGTATAGTTTTATATATCCGCTTGGCATTTATGAGCCTCTATCTTTTTGGAGCGAGTTTTGCCTACCTGCCGATTATTTATTTTCTTGCTTGGTATTATTTAAAAAAAGCCGACAAGCCGACACGGGGTTATAGGAGTTCAATCGGAGAATTAAACGGATTTTTTAACGAAAGTATTAATTCTATTGAAAGCGTGCAAGCCTTTTGTGCAGAAGAAAAAATAGAAAAAGAATTCGATAGATTTAATCTTCCGGTATATACTTCAAAACGAAAAATGGTTTTACTTTCAGGGCTTTTTTCTTGGAATATTATTGCAGGAATTAGAACCTTAATTTACGCCGCCCTCTTGGGAGTGTTCGGGTATCTCTATTTTCAGGGAGCTCATTTTCTTGTCGGTACTCTTGTAATCGCTATAAGTTATAATAAGGAAATAACCGATATCTTTTTAAAATTGTTCATGCAGATAAATATTTACAAAAACGCTTTTGTTGCGGCGGGAAGAGTTTCGGAGATAATCAATTTTGAACATGAAAGAACAAACGGCACTCCTCATTCTCCCTTAGGCAATATAAAATTTTCAAACACTCAATTTGAATACAAGGAAGGTATTCCAATTTTAAAAGGACTTGATTTTAATGCAGAAGACGGAATGACCATAGCCTTTGTCGGAAAAACCGGCTGCGGAAAATCTACGATTATGAATTTGATTTTAGGTTTTTATGAAAATTCCGGGGGTGAGGTTTTAATTGACGGGAAAGATATACGCTCGCTTGAATTAAAAACTCTGCGTTCCAAGATTGCAGTGGTTTTGCAGGAACCATATCTTTTTACCGGAACAATTTTTGACAACATAAGTTTAAACGATCCTTTTATAAATAGGGAATCTTGCGAAAAAGCTTTAAAGGCTGTAGGCGGCATAAACATTATAGGACGTTCGGAAAAAGGTTTGGATGCAGAAGTGAGCGAAAACGGAAAAAACTTTTCGGAAGGCGAGAGGCAGATTATTTGTTTTGCCCGTGCCATGGTGAGGGATCCTAAAATTCTAATCTTAGATGAGGCTACTGCAAACATTGACACCGAAACCGAAAAACTTATAAATGCGGGTATCGAAGTTTTAAAGAAAGGACGCACAACACTTATAATCGCACACCGCCTTTCTACAGTAAAAAATGCCGATATAATAAACGTAATCGATGACGGCAAATTATTGGAATCGGGAACTCACGAAGAACTTATTGCCCTAAATTCCAAATACGCCGAATGGTACAGACTGCAAAAGTAAAATCAGTCTTTTATTATTGTCATATCGTTTGCCTGATATTCGGGCATAAAGCGTTTGATAAGGCCGGTTTCAAATTGGATGTTTACTACAAGCTCTCCGCTTGAAGCATCGGCTTTAATTATTGCCCCGTAGCCGTAATCATCGTGATAAATTTTTTCTCCCTTCTTCCATTTGGAAAGGAGGGGGTGTTCTTCTTTTTTTGTGCTAAAATCGGCAGGGATTTGTTTCCCGAAGCTGCCTGAAAAAGTAGAATAAGAAGATGAGGTCTCCGAGATGTTTACTAGACCTTGATCTATTTCGAAGATAAAGCGGCTTGGTTGGGTAAATGTCAGGCTGCCGTATAGGCGGCGGGAAGCACAGCTTGTCATGTAGAGAGCATCCTTTGCACGGGTGCAGGCTACATACATAAGTCTTCTTTCTTCTTCAAGCTCATCAAAGTTTCCGTTGTCGCGTGGGAAGACTCCCGTTTCAAGGCCCGTGATAATTACGTTTTTAAATTCCAAGCCCTTCGTGTTATGAATGGTGATGAGGTTTACGGAATCTTTTTTTTCTTCGGAGCCGGCAAGGCTTCGATCTAATTCGATGTGTTCTAAAAATTCACTCAAACCCTTTACCGAAAAATCGTAGAGCGAGGCGGTGTTTGCAAGTTCGTTTAAGTTTGCCGTTTTTTGAGTGCCGGAAGCCGAGTCTACCGATTCGTAATATTCGGCGAAGCCCGATTGTTTTAAAACCTCATAGATAAAAGGTGCCAAACCTTCGCCCTTTGGTTCTTCTTTTTTAAAAAAGATGTCTCCGGTTTCTATTATACTGCGTAATTCTTTTATTGTGTTTAAAAAATTCTTTAAGCCTTCCTTTGCTTTTTTTGTGAGGGAGACTGAATTAATGAGGGCAGACATGGCCGAGATATAATCGTCCTTGGACTCCAACATGAGCTCGTCGCTTTTTTGAGAGAACATAAGTTCTCTTGAAAGATCGATTAATTTTTTTTGAGTAATTTCTCCTACACCTCGTGCAGGCTTATTTATGATACGCCTTAAAGCCACCTCGTCCCTTCCGTTTGAGATAAGAGCAAGAACGGCAAGTGCATCCTTTATTTCTTCCCGCTCATAAAATTTTAAGGTGCCTATAACCTGATAGGGAATCTTTTTGTGTAAAAAATCCGTTTCAAAATTTAAAGATTGGGCGTTAGTCCTGTACAAGACAGCCCAGTCGGAATATGCTCCTCCGTTTTCGACCTCTTGCGATATAAGGCGGGCACAAAGTTCTGCCTCGGTTTCCTGATTAGGCAAAAAATAAATATGAGGCTTTTGTCCCTTTCCTCTTTCGGCAACAAGGGTTTTACCGAGACGGCCCGTATTCTTTTTTACAACGGAATCTGCTACCGCAAGAATTTCCGAATATGATCGGTAATTTTTTTCGAGCCTTATTATCTTCGTGTTTTTAAAAGTATCGGCAAAGGTTAATATGTTTTGAACTTCGGCTCCGCGGAAACGGTAGATCGATTGGTCATCATCTCCTACAACACAGATATAGGTGTTCTCTCCTGTGAGAACTTTTAAGAATTCGAATTGGGCTATGTTCGAGTCCTGATATTCATCGACCATTATTACTGAAAACCGGTTTTGAAGAGAGGCTCTGATTTGCGGATTTTCTTTTAAGAGCATAACAGGAATCATGATAAGATCCCCGAAGTCTACGTTTCCGGTTTCTTTTAATCTCTTTTGATAGTCGGAATAGATTTTTGCAAATTCGGGATTAGGATCGACTTCTTGCAAAAGCGGATCATCGGGGAGAAGGCAATAATCCTTTGCACGCGAAATTTTTTTTATGATGCCGCGGGCCGCATTTTTTGTAAGGGCGGGAGAGGCTTGGATTAAAAGGGAAAGAGCATCGTCATCATCATAGATTGTAAAATTATGTGAAAGGCCTGCCCATTCCGCATACATGCGTAAAATCCATGCTCCAAATGAATGAAAGGTTCGGATCATTGCCCGCTCTGCTCTTTTATCCAGATTAGATGCTCTTTCGGACATTTCTTTAGCTGCCTTGTTTGTAAATGTTACGGCGAGGATACGTTCAGGCTCGATATTATGTTCGGCAATGAGGTACGCAATCTTGGTGGTGATAACCCGGGTCTTCCCTGAGCCCGCTCCCGCAAGAATCAAAAGAGGAGAGCCCTGATGCTTAACAGCCGCAAGCTGCTCTTCATTAAGAATATTCAAATAATCCGGTTGAGCCAAAACAATCCTCCAAAAAAATTAAAGACCTTTCAGTTAAACTAAGGTTTTGCATTGTACCACGTTTTTACGGATTGTACAAGGGAAAGAATAATAAGGATTGATAGTGCTTTTAAACCTGCATCCATACACATATTCGGTTTTTTATGGTATAATGTAAAGTGTAGGAGCTCCCGGTTACATGAAATCTAAATCCATAAAAAAAATAGCCTTATGCATTATTTTCCTTTTTGCTTTAATTTTAATAGGAATTGCAGGCATAAACATCTACATGCTTAACTATTCAAAACCTTATATTTATAAAAACATTTCCGCCTTGCCGGAAAAATATGTTGTGATTGTACCCGGAGCGAAGGTGTATAAAAATACGGTTTCACATGTTGTGAGGGATAGGATCGAAGCCGCCGTAAATTGTTTAAAAAACAAAAAAGCCGAAAGAGTTTTAATTTCAGGCGACCACGGAAGAAAGGGCTATGATGAGGTAAACAGAATGCGTATTTTTATGCAGGATATTTACGGAACTGATGAGAACCTAATCTTTATGGATCATGCTGGTTTTTCTACCTACGAAACAATGTACCGTGCCCGGGAAATCTTTTGTATTGAAGATGCCGTTGTGGTAACACAGGCCTTCCATACCGCAAGAGCCGTTTACATAGGAAGAAAATTAGGCCTCGATGTCATAGCCTATGAAGCTCCTGAGGTTTTAAGGTACAGCAGGGAAACCCGTATAAGCTGGGAAATAAGAGAAGCCTTGGCAAGGGTAAAAACCTTCTTTTTGGTAATGTTCAATGTGAAGCCTACATTCCTCGGTAAGAAGATACCTATAACTGGAAATGCAAAAGACACATGGGATTTTTAAAAATAAATCTAAAAAATAAACTTGAAAAAAATAGATATTTACGATAAAATAATCATAGTTAGTTTATATTGACGGAGGCATTTATGTCGTATGAAACTCTTGTTGAACAGATAAAAACTTTACCGGATGTTTGCTTGGAAGATATTTCCAAATATGTACAGTTTTTAATTTATCAATATAGACATGAAAAAATGTCTCTTTTAAAAGAATCGGATGAAGAATTTGAAGCAAATATGAATAAAGGTTTTACCGATATGATTAATGGAAATGTAACTCCTTTAAACGATGCTTTTGAAGAAATAAAGTCAAGGTTTATTTAATGAAATATCAAGTTGTTATTTCAGATCAAGCAAAAGAAGATTTGAGCAGTATTTATTCTTACATATTAAATAATTTAAAATCAAAAATTAATGCCGATGCCGTTTTTAAGCGTCTTTATGAAGCAATGCAAGACTTAAATTTTATGCCGTATAGGTATCATCTATATCCAAAAGAACCATGGTTATCTCGTGGGATAAGATTCTTTAGTGTAGGTAATTATTCAATCTTTTACGCAGTTGATGAAGATACTTTAACTGTTACAATTATTCATGTGGTTTGCGGAGGTATACAATATGAGATTCCTGCTTCTGAGGGTGGAATCGACGGATTATTAAATAGTGGAAAAATTGAGCGAAGATGAGACTTTTAGAATTCAAAAGAACAAAATTGTTCGATGGCATTGAGGATGGACTATTCGATAAAGATTTTCAATTAAATATAGAGGGAAAATCTGTGTTATTTATTGTGGATGACATTACTCCACATAAATTAATAGACTGTCCGGTCAAACAAGATGTAATAAATAAATTGCATCTGGAATCAGATGGCATATCCAATATTGTGACAAAAGAGCAGCGATTACAGGTTTATTACTTAAATGAAGATGATTTGTTGATTATCTTTTCAATGGGTGAATATCAACCAGGAAGATACATGCTTTTCCTGGAAGGAGTCTTTCTTAAACTGAACTTATTTCCAACTTAAATAACTCCTCTGGATTACCTTGTAGAACTCTTGGAATTCTCTGGGCAAAGTATTTCTATTTTCCAAGGGGCTTTAACTAATTCAGGATTGAAATATAAATAGCTAAGGAGTATTTTATTATGTTACATACTCCAACTGTTTTTGTAAAGAAATTTCTCCGTTTCACTCATTTGCCCAAAGGGGATGGCCAATTTCGATCCATTCGGTGCTTGTGCTTGCTGCAATGGGTCGCCTTGTACAGCTCCCGTTATAGACTGGACCCATAAAAAAAATAACCTTATGCATTATTTTTCTTTTTGCTTTAATTTTAATAGGAATTGCA is a window from the Treponema denticola genome containing:
- a CDS encoding dicarboxylate/amino acid:cation symporter, with product MNKKLVWMIFIAFILGLVVGIVLWQTGVDVGGYVTWVSPFGNILVSMLKMIVIPVIFLSLISGAASLPTKEFGKIGVKVIIWYFVTSLFAAIVGSFLALAFNPGSGTSHAEWASLMSMGSAEIAPASAGSLADVFLDMFQNPFKALAQGNFLAIIVFAIAFGIALKIISEKNDAKLQEGAKLFLNIVETCKETVFKMVDWILAYSPIGVFCLTSVNFAQYGSKLFGPYVMLTLGVVIGIIAMVFIVYPIMIAVSTRKNPIKIMMQIREPMLTAFVTRSSAASLPVSLRTAKENLHISDNLSSFALPLGSTVNMDGVCVHLPMFAVLAANMFGADISFTALLVLVITTVLASVGAGGVPGGSLMLLFIILQNMNLDPAQIAVIVGLALGINPILDMFETMNNVAGDLVCTYCVADMSDMIEKE
- a CDS encoding ABC transporter ATP-binding protein, encoding MFKIQKESGEIFKSIRLKRMFGGLFLLSDEFLAVVPGYYIGLAVDELKNSTMTQSALIEYVVKIIFFACLSYFLCSMFMFFIHNSGNRAAYLFRKKIISSVLKKTPPFFKKYTSGDILARSSNDVAAVENYFASGFVMLMDSFAYPGVTIFMMSVLISWKLTLAVVLPIPLITLIYFSLGKVIKDRTSKTYAEFSKVNQGILELAEGIKLIRCYVNEQVRLKKLSSIVKNYFSVLYAQVKLTSILQPCTAFITNLCVIIAFCYGGYLVRIGEITSGNLVSFFVFVGIIAWSGMASGFYLQIQKSADAAIDRINALIKDNNEFPPMENKEKIERIEKISFKNFSFEYSDSEKKVLQDISFEISQGEILGITGKTGSGKTSLIKQFFSLYPQNENIFVNNIPLKNCDIFSFRNKTAYVSQRPQLLSGTVCENLCFYEKEIEKEKILKVLEAADVKSDIEKLTNGIDTKIGEKGVMLSGGQRQRIALARALLKEPEVLILDDAISAVDADTEVKIIENLKKSSSFNICIISAHRLSAVQHADKIIVLDDGKIIQQGTHEKLIKEGGWYAEQFEYQHSHSAELMQAEDSDLQIDGGKKDER
- a CDS encoding ABC transporter ATP-binding protein, with protein sequence MKDKTNKLKINYRFFLSYLKYCKAYVFAAFVAVGIFIASSAYLPTITASVINADLVNMPGLKDFLIRHALLFLGTALLFFLSMYVKTLLFRKIANTACEHIQMDMAGHLLNLKMKHFDEMTSGNIMSRFSSDINAVGDLYFSVLGEVFSVILLCIVLYIRLAFMSLYLFGASFAYLPIIYFLAWYYLKKADKPTRGYRSSIGELNGFFNESINSIESVQAFCAEEKIEKEFDRFNLPVYTSKRKMVLLSGLFSWNIIAGIRTLIYAALLGVFGYLYFQGAHFLVGTLVIAISYNKEITDIFLKLFMQINIYKNAFVAAGRVSEIINFEHERTNGTPHSPLGNIKFSNTQFEYKEGIPILKGLDFNAEDGMTIAFVGKTGCGKSTIMNLILGFYENSGGEVLIDGKDIRSLELKTLRSKIAVVLQEPYLFTGTIFDNISLNDPFINRESCEKALKAVGGINIIGRSEKGLDAEVSENGKNFSEGERQIICFARAMVRDPKILILDEATANIDTETEKLINAGIEVLKKGRTTLIIAHRLSTVKNADIINVIDDGKLLESGTHEELIALNSKYAEWYRLQK
- a CDS encoding ATP-dependent helicase, translating into MAQPDYLNILNEEQLAAVKHQGSPLLILAGAGSGKTRVITTKIAYLIAEHNIEPERILAVTFTNKAAKEMSERASNLDKRAERAMIRTFHSFGAWILRMYAEWAGLSHNFTIYDDDDALSLLIQASPALTKNAARGIIKKISRAKDYCLLPDDPLLQEVDPNPEFAKIYSDYQKRLKETGNVDFGDLIMIPVMLLKENPQIRASLQNRFSVIMVDEYQDSNIAQFEFLKVLTGENTYICVVGDDDQSIYRFRGAEVQNILTFADTFKNTKIIRLEKNYRSYSEILAVADSVVKKNTGRLGKTLVAERGKGQKPHIYFLPNQETEAELCARLISQEVENGGAYSDWAVLYRTNAQSLNFETDFLHKKIPYQVIGTLKFYEREEIKDALAVLALISNGRDEVALRRIINKPARGVGEITQKKLIDLSRELMFSQKSDELMLESKDDYISAMSALINSVSLTKKAKEGLKNFLNTIKELRSIIETGDIFFKKEEPKGEGLAPFIYEVLKQSGFAEYYESVDSASGTQKTANLNELANTASLYDFSVKGLSEFLEHIELDRSLAGSEEKKDSVNLITIHNTKGLEFKNVIITGLETGVFPRDNGNFDELEEERRLMYVACTRAKDALYMTSCASRRLYGSLTFTQPSRFIFEIDQGLVNISETSSSYSTFSGSFGKQIPADFSTKKEEHPLLSKWKKGEKIYHDDYGYGAIIKADASSGELVVNIQFETGLIKRFMPEYQANDMTIIKD
- a CDS encoding SanA/YdcF family protein, with protein sequence MKSKSIKKIALCIIFLFALILIGIAGINIYMLNYSKPYIYKNISALPEKYVVIVPGAKVYKNTVSHVVRDRIEAAVNCLKNKKAERVLISGDHGRKGYDEVNRMRIFMQDIYGTDENLIFMDHAGFSTYETMYRAREIFCIEDAVVVTQAFHTARAVYIGRKLGLDVIAYEAPEVLRYSRETRISWEIREALARVKTFFLVMFNVKPTFLGKKIPITGNAKDTWDF
- a CDS encoding type II toxin-antitoxin system RelE/ParE family toxin — encoded protein: MKYQVVISDQAKEDLSSIYSYILNNLKSKINADAVFKRLYEAMQDLNFMPYRYHLYPKEPWLSRGIRFFSVGNYSIFYAVDEDTLTVTIIHVVCGGIQYEIPASEGGIDGLLNSGKIERR